Genomic DNA from Vespula vulgaris chromosome 5, iyVesVulg1.1, whole genome shotgun sequence:
tctttcctcgtttgtttgttcgaGAACGATTTGAAATCGAACACGACGAAATTTAGCAAGGTTCGAAacggaaaacaaaaaaagatttaaattaaatctgATGCGAAACGATGCAACAAAACATTAAGCGAACGGTCGTTAATGTTATGCAAATCTCTGGCAGGTGTGTCGTCCGAAgctagtaaaaaagaaaaaagaagaaaagaaaaagaaaaacgaatagaGCAGTGAACTTTACATAACGGAGATTTAACAGACTTGTAGTTATGAAATTTCTCGTcgtgtcttcttttctttatatttcgcGAATGACTGTAATGGCGTTAACGAATCTGGCTTTTAACTTTTACCGACTTCTTGCAAATTGCAACACTCCGTTCGTTTTTGTGTTAAACGAGTTCAATTCTGCACGTTTTGAAACTGAAATCGTTCATTCGAATCTCGTTGAaagcttttattttctttttttttcttttttcctttaacgtaacaaaaataaaaaaagaaaaacaataacaataaacaattaattaatttaacgatgaGATCTTATTACTTTCAATAAAATcttaataaatggaaaaataatttcgtccTTGTCTTACCTTCGAATCTTTTTCACAAAAAATATCCAATTTATTCGCAAATACAGAGATTGATTTGTTACGTAGTCGACGGATCGACCTCTTCAACGTTTTGTTTGAAAAACTTTTAATCTATGGAATGAATCGAGCGCGAAAGTAAGATAGAGTGCATCTTGTCGAGCGGTAGAAACGACACTAACGAGatgagtctctctctctggcctTCCAATGTGTTTTGTATCAGCTACGAAGGTCGTCtacatttttacgaaatatctTTGGCTTTCGTGTTTGAACTGAACAAATCCACTTAAATTCTTTATGGGACTACCCTTTGTTAGTCTCCCACTCTGACAGTATACGTCATCTTTCCATGtcgtaatatcatataaaaatttctttctatacagTCTAATAACTTTCTCAGAAATGTTATAAACTTTGTCAAATTATGAAGTTATCATTACtgatttatttacaaattttataagaagaaataaaagaaaaaaagatttgttaaTAGTCTTCGATTACATTGcacgttttatataatattcagaTTTTGTAAGAATTTATCTAGGACGTTGAATTACGTAAAAGAATTATGTTAATGTTGgccgtagaaaaagaaaaaaaaaaaacgaaaaaaaagaagtttataTTATCGTGAATATTATTTCGACAATGGAATATGTCAGCCTGAAGTATGATAACCCGTATGACAGGTAAGTACGtcggaaaataatttcaattatgtTATCTTTCAAAGCACATCGAACCCGAACCACGCCTAGCATTTACAATTATAATGTTTACATTTCACCGATGCACTTCTAGAAGAAGACATTCTTATTGACAAGGTTTTAGATATAGTAATTAATGAAACAGCTTTCATATgtaattgcaaaaaaaaagaactgaaaCGCGTGACTCCATCGATAAGTCGAGGACACGACCCGAATTCCTACTTTTGTGaagtatattaatttcataattagcTACGCAATGAATCTTtattgattaaaagaaaagaaaaacgagagaaggaaaaatataaaacgaaatgataaaaaagaaatttcgttgttaatatgtaaatatatgcatgtatctaTTTCACATAGGTAAGTAGGTAAGTGCGGTGTCAAAgtgcataattatttttttcatttacattcaCTTCTTCAAGGTAAAAGatctaatatttcataatactcCTTTCGTTGTCGTATTGccgttatttatattttttctaatacctAATGACCTCTTATAAATCATTGTCCGAAAGAAAAACTTCTTATAAGAAAAGTGAAccattcattttttgtttcttttttgttttgtttttttttttttgaaaaatacatatgcaaacgagaaaaaagaaaaaaagagagtttTTATTCCATTCGATTGTATAAACCttcatgataataatttattaatatcaagaTCAATTGTGGATatcattgtaaaatttttattgcttttttctttcaataaaaaatttaataatggtACTacataatattgaaattttgcaTTTACTTATaccgtttatatataaagattactacagagaaaaaatagaaaagaaaagaacaaaaaagaactagTTGTTAATGTCCTacttaatttattacatatttttttaagtataatatatatatatatatatatatatatatatatatacttatatatatatgtttatatatatatttttaaaatatatatatatttatatttaaaaaagatatgtatataatgagTTTAAAAACTATTGGTCGATTGAGTCGATCAATttgtacaaaatttatattactttattattctttaattactttattatttcttaattagaaatatattattttatttaacacaCACAATTTTTGCAATAATGTTATTCACGTTCCTTCTCAATCCTTTCGTCATCCGTTACGTGAATTCCCATAAGCATGAAATTATCAATTATCTGGAAATAAGTGAGATAACTATCTCATAAATTCTATGCACTCCTTTCCGGTAACAGGAAGTTCTATATATGTGTTCTCAATACTTTCCGCGATAACGTTTGGGTTTTCTccgaatttttcttctttctctctctttctctcttaaaatAACCGAAAGCGAAggatagaaacagaaagagagaaaaagagagagagaaagagagagagagaagctttcACCGGATATAACAAACATATTCATATAACGAGGAaagtgaaacgaaaaataatcgtaagaTTCGCAAttggattttattttatttacaaaataaaatatcatcttttttctcttatcttcgcTTGAAATTCGAGTAACATGACGAGTGTACTGTTATTATAGTAAGAACCAATAATTCTAGTTGACTCtatgaaatatatcgatacaatTTTAGTATCCTAAGGTATTATTGTCAGATTGAATCTGGACATGCAAGGAATTTTCGTATGCGTGTTCACCGCATTACGTGGTCACGCGAAAAGGAAAGTAATATAATGTACCTTCTAAATGATTAACTTACGATCTTACGTAATAATACTACatatcgtttatatacatatatagtatcgTTATCGTAGTTAAGCGTTAAGACTTAAAAAACTATCGGTTGGTTTGTTCTAATAAAAACTAAGAccttattcgattttatttctgaagaatataaaagaaaattggacAATACTATAACTCGTACTGTCCTTTTTGGTACTTCctacattattataaatcgattttatttgagAGAAGTCATTATCCTTTATTTACGGATTTCTCGTCTTTATATAcctgtatgtatgtgtatgtatatttatatatatatacatacatacacatatatataacgtatgtatgtatttagttATAAAACATTTCAACGATCGTTAGTGACTTCTCTATTGtaaaatcgtttattataacaataataataacaaaaaatattgcatCGTCATTCGTTCAACACTTTATGGCATCATATTAGGAAGCTTACTGTTTGTAcccaaatttatatatatatacacacacatatatatatacatatatatattttaatattattaatatataaatatgataagattattaaaatattattcctgttacttttttttccgcctatctctttttaaatgattttcatGGTCGTAAAATTTCCATTGCAAATATATTCCTATTCGAATGAtgtcataaaataataaaaaaattggatCGATGTGATCGATACGatcaaatcgatcgaagaaataatAGTACTCGAGCCGACTAAATTACTTTGAGATGGCAAATCGATCACGaatcttgaattttttctctcaGGATTCTACGATGCACCAACGTGTTTAATGAAGAACTTCATTAGTGTGGATTATCCGATGGTAAACCCTTTATAGCAAAGACACCTCGAAAGAAGGGCTTGAAGATTTCTAAGAGCGTCTGTGTTCGACGGGCTGAATTCTGAAAAGTAAGAGATAATaagttcaaaaaaatattttttttttttataaaaacgattgTGAAATACGTGAAAATTaaagttattttaattattatctctgttaactgatatatatatatatatatatatatatatatatatatatattatatatatgttatatatacatataaaataaaaagaaaggatattataaatcataacgtttctctttttgaatCCTTCGTACCGTAACTAAATTCATATATTGAAGTCTTTGACTTTATCCTGAAGGACTTTGATCGAGGATAACTAGTTTTTTTACCGTTACTATCACTAAAACAACCAATCAACATTATTACGTTCACCGGTATTTGCATactacaaaaattaaaagaatagtAAAACAACTAAGAAACTAATTTCTTATATCgcataaaaaacattaaatattctAATCATAGTCTCTAGAAatgatatatgaatttttctttttctgacaTTATCATGATTTTATATGACTTCTCGATACTTCTGCGTCATCGTACTTATCGATCGAAACAATGATGATTTGTATTTTATCGTTCATTGAACTTcgagatataatttatttctgtttattaatgaaaaagtagcaaatgtttttaaatgatcgatacaattataatataatacttacaaGAATAATATTGCTGAGAATTTTACTGATGTTTGTGATCAAAGTGAAGCCAGAACCAAACACAGGTGGCGGTATATCCAAGGATACTTTTTGTCTATCGAACATTGGAATATTTTCCtccgttgtcgtcgttgtagaACCGCTTTCGATCTTCTAAACAAACAACGCGTTTCTATGTAATGCTTTTATCATTTACTTTACCAGCTTCCTAGTATAAACCGCGAGTACTTTCACTACTTTGATCGACCTTTgaatcatatttctttttctttttataaatcttcgaacgtatgtatatctgcGTATACCTGATATGTAcaacgcgcgcgcgtgcgcgcatgtgtgatgtgtgtatgtgcgatTTGTCTATGACGACTTATTCCTATGATGAGATGTTACTAGAGAATTATAGGGAATTTCTTTATTCACCATAATACAGTGatgattttgtataaaaagtattaagttctatatatacaactacgtttttttcgatatgttattaatgataaatcgatttattttaattaaaaaaggaaaaatatatcgtcTCTCTTACAATAGATAATATGTGAACTATGATAGGAAATGAGGAAAGGATTCGGAATGTCTATACTTCACTAAAAGATATCTAATCACAAGTGGTAGACAAACAAATGGTAGTAAGTTTATTTcgtataatcattattatctatcatcatcatcatcatcatcatcatcatcatcatcatcatcatcatcatcatcatcattatcatcatcatcatcatatcgATCGTTATCGTCAGTATTATACGTAAAAAAGCATTCAGATGCACTATTTACATCACTATTAACACGCGATACCGGTGGATTCTATCAGAGATCGAATCGCACCTTATAacgaagacaagaaaaaaagaagaaaaaaaagaaaaaagaaagaaagaaaaaaacagaaaaataatacttactAAAAGCGAAATTATTTACAGACAATAAATTCTTATAGAGAGATTCGAAATCTCTCAATATATTCAAGCTAGCTTCGCGGGGATTGCCTCAAAGAATTTAAACTTGATAAAACGATAAGCATTAACGAGATTACAATAACAACACAGGAACGTGAGAGTTGctcttgtttctttgtttttttttgcagtGACTTGTGTGGTGCTTTATCTCGAGAAAGTAATGTTGTAACAGGGTATACACTCGAAGAGAAGAGGGGTAGGGGGGGGGGAGGGTGTGCCCTAGTCCTCGTGCGTTTTATCGGCCGagctaaaaaaagaaagtgaaaacaaaaaatgtccATTTATCATTGAAACCTTTATCACTTTGTTAATACTGTCCCTCTTCGatcttatctttctatctccttttttaatctcttattatattcatttttttttactctcgttttctctattATCTTATGGCATATCCATGGCTTTTTGGAATGATGATCTCCGGTCAAGCGTAGCCGTTCGATGCTCGAAAGTCCAAAGTCCAGTTTCCAAATTCCCCGTTTTAAGCCTTCTACTACGCCGTCTATGGTGGCGGGTAGTCATACTGTTATGCATAATAGCTATTTTCAGTACTCGTTAAGAGAGTTTTTatctgtttgtttttcttttttgttttagtctTTTTTCTCAGCCCACGTTAAGTTTTGTTAAGATTTTATAAAGTATTGAGTCGAGTTCGTTTAAAAAGctttcgtttataaaaaagacgatggaaatcgattaataagaaatcgtttaaaaaaaatgttagtagaatgaaaaaaggaaagaatataagaaaaagaaaaaagaaatagagcgTTCGAATGAGAGTATAGTGAAAGGCAATGCTAATGATCCCAAGATAAATCCTTGACCTTGTTTAGTATCTTACAATGATGAACTCTATTACTGCATTTTGTTGCAATGAATGCAATTGACTATTAAATGCATTATACAAGATTAAAATCAAGCTAAACTAGATGATGccgtttttattcgatttccttgtaataattttcaaattcgaATTAGTCAATCGAGCATAccttattatcgattaatatataaataatgcgTATCTATACATAATTATGCAAAAGCAATAGAGCTGGAATAATTATTCGCAGAATTTGAATTGAACGTTTAGACCTTGACCATAAATCGAAAGATAGCTGAAGAGTAAtacgaaaagaatagaaataaaaatagatatttccttcgaaaataattagaaattatatgtaaaaaaagagcaaacatgttacgttatataattataagagaagaagaaaaagaataagaagaaaaagaagaccgTATTGcagacagaaaagaagaaaaaaaataaagtacatGTAGTTCCCACTCGACgaatttttttgcttcttttttttctaaatatcgtaatatccaacaaatttatctttcgttaaaaataaaggaaattattttcagatttttaataataaaactatataattGTCAGGAACAAAAAGTACATTTTAATTCGTAAAAGCGAGAACTACCTATACCTGTATTACtttgtatgtacacacacgtacatatacacacacgtatacgcaaagaaagaaaaagaaaaagaagaaaaaaataacaggcACTCGATTAATATAATCCTACCCCTCCAAGATTGGCGAATGCTCCAAGATTAATTCCAGCAGCGGCACCGGCTCCACTGGCTCCATTTCCGTTCGAAGAACCGGAAGTTCCACTATTACTAGCGGAGCTCAGGTTTGATATAACTCCTAATTTCGAAGAGAGCAAGTTACCCAGTAATTGAGATGTTGCTGCACTAGAAGCGCCACTATCTGCACTGACTCCTCCTCCAACGCTGACATCACCTgtagttaaatatatttattaaaaattaataacaatgaataaatataatattcagttaaatataaaaaaaaaacaactatAAACGAGTACGACAAGAAAATCTCCCCCCCGccgctatctctttctctctctttttgtatctttcaTACCTCCACCACTAAGACCACCGGCGATAGAACTCAATGGCGCCAATTTCGAAACGAACGCATTGGTCAATCCACTCTTTGCACTGTTAAAAAATGTCGAGGCACTGCTTATCACCGGACCAATACTGGCCGTACCAGCTTGGATCTTCTGCGAGACGAGATTGCCGATAAATTGACTGGTAGCCGATTGACTATTGTCTATACCAAAAGCTGCGTTCTTAGCTTTATTAGACTCGTCCAATACCGCCAACGCTTTTGTTTTAGCATCCAGGAAGGCAtctaatttctaaaaatattagattcaTACCTAtcgttcattatttcttttatttcttttattttttaatcgactaATACCAAATATTACTTACACCAAAAACAAAGTTGATAACGCCATTCGACACTCCCAATTTGACAATACcaatttttctcttgtctctGTCGGTTCTCTCATCGTCAACTCTTTGATCGTCATCAGCCTCGAATACGTATACCTATTTGTAAATCACGAATAGTTCGACGAATTATACAAGAAAAGTGCACAACTTTCACCATTTCTACAAATAATTGTTAACctcttaaaaattttatgtaataacgGAGAAATCAATGGGGGATAACAAGTAATAAgtctcattaattaataacacatatttttattgaaaagaacaaaaagagcagaaaaaaagggaaagaaaaaacaaggtAGAATTAGAATAGAACGATTACGTAAGGAGCCGATAATGATTTATCGATGAACTGTGACACACGACGAGTGGACGCGCGAGCATGGGTACCGGAAAATCCGTTAAAAGAGTGAATCTACGTATCTCTGTCGCCTCGTAAACTTAACCGTCTACTTTCACTCTCGACTTGTTCCTCGGGACCgagactctttctctctctctctctttctctctttttatctgtttacctctttctcttattccctCTCTACCTTGTATATCTTTCCTCCTCCAccccttcttccttcgttctaCTCATCAAATCAAATCTAGTCGCCCGTCTCCTAAATGTTTCTATATTCTATTTACagatatttaaacgattttaagTACGACAATGGATTAGAAATTATGGATTCTTTGGAACAATGGATTATAATGGATTCttatttggaaaaagaaagattgtaATACCCGTCAAAACCCCATTTATGcgttaattttcaatttcttaaaattaaattaaacgcCCATTACGACAAAACATTTATTTGATTGCATCGTTCAACGATCATATTGACATAGAGATATTTCTTCCGTACGCTTCGATAATAAACATCGTTTTCTCTCATTAAGCAATAAGCTACCGCAAATCGAGGTTGTTATTCATAAGCGAGCGAAATGGCGCAATGGAAAATCGCGACGTATAGTAACGACGTTGTACTATTCGCACGTAATGTCTCGATGCATTATTgaaacgtacatatgtacatacgtacacttCAAACTAATACGATGGAGGACGATTTCGTAGGCTTTCTAAAAGTAGTCAAGGTCATTCGATTAGAATGACTTTCCATTTAAATCCATAGGTTAATCACGATCTACGAACGATTTTTTCATGTCAACTTACTTCGTTCAAAGGGCTCAGATCGTTTTCGGCATCTCTTTTTACTATTGGATTGGAAGCAACAAAACCGGAGATCAGCAACAAACCGCACAACGTCCACGTGAACTTCATTTTCTCAACCaccgtttttccttttttcttttccttacaAATTAAACCTATAtgttcgaaaaagaaacaacatcgatttatattataatgtcattaagaagaagagggagaggaagaagaagatgaagaagaagaagaagaatatgaaGGGGGTGTTGAACAACGATATAAAAGTTAAGTGAAAGGTGGAAGGAAAGTATAATCGATTACATCTTGATTACGTGTTAAATCTCGCTCTAACGTTTATAAGCATGCATCTTCTGCCATGATAAAACACTTTGAAATGAACTTAACCGATTTTAATCCGATATATGTGGAACTGTTAGATCGTTGCCTTTAAATGTCACTcgaaatgtatgtgtgtgtgtgtgtatctaaaATCTAAAACGTTGATTACGAACAAATGCGAACAGAAGTGgtttggaaaaaatattaatcgataaaaaagaaaaaaaaccacGAACGATTTCACGGCGGTAAATTACTTTtcgttgtaataaaaataaaataataaaaatatatatatatatcatacatatatacatacatacatacatatgtatatacatatatatgtacatacatatatatatgtacatacatatatatatatatatatatatatatatatatatatatatatattatacaacatGTAAGAATGTGGATTATTACACTTACGTGCATATGCACGTGTATATGTtgataacgaaaataaagaacaaacgaacgaaggaacgaacaaacaaacaaacaaacaaacaaacaaacaaaagaagaaacgaacgacgaaaTTTTATGACGATGATGAAGATGTTGAACTTACAGGAGACAGTAAGTCGAATGCAGGTGAGCGAAGAGATGTGTACCTGACGGAGTACGAGGCTCGTTTGAGGACCACGGTGAAGGAGGTTCCGATGTCTTACAAAGTCGAGGGAACGAAGCCGAGCATGTGTGCCCCTTCGAGAATCGAGAATCAAGCTTCGAGAATTGCGAGCTACACTATAAGCGACTAGTGGTGGGAGACTTTCGATTTGCTTCGCGCAAACCACATGGATCTCTTGTATATTTTACCTCTTTGCCTTATTACCCCACCCTTCTCTGTTCTATTccaccccttctctctccttctcctctttcctctctcctttcctccctcatcgccaccaccaccaccatcaacGCCATCACCATCACTAATAACACAATATAAAATCgtgctattaaaaatatttcgattaaaacgaaTTTTAAATAGTCCTTTTACCAACGAATTCGTGtcaaatttttttgaaattcaaTGAAGCAATCGATCTCATCGTGTTCCATTTTCGATATTGTTCGTGATCAAGgtcaaataataaacaaatcgaTAATGGACGGTATAATGAGATTAACGACTTTGTGAATTATTAATGAGACTAATCTACTATTCGgttaaatttgaataatatattattgcgCAAAGCTTATTAGTCACATATTAAAGAGGtctctaataaaaattaaaagtatataattatagggGTAATGATGATTACCTAGaaacgactttttttttctatttttcaaatttgatttttatttttatttttat
This window encodes:
- the LOC127063662 gene encoding uncharacterized protein LOC127063662, whose product is MKFTWTLCGLLLISGFVASNPIVKRDAENDLSPLNEVYVFEADDDQRVDDERTDRDKRKIGIVKLGVSNGVINFVFGKLDAFLDAKTKALAVLDESNKAKNAAFGIDNSQSATSQFIGNLVSQKIQAGTASIGPVISSASTFFNSAKSGLTNAFVSKLAPLSSIAGGLSGGGDVSVGGGVSADSGASSAATSQLLGNLLSSKLGVISNLSSASNSGTSGSSNGNGASGAGAAAGINLGAFANLGGKIESGSTTTTTEENIPMFDRQKVSLDIPPPVFGSGFTLITNISKILSNIILNSARRTQTLLEIFKPFFRGVFAIKGLPSDNPH